Proteins from a genomic interval of Sporomusaceae bacterium:
- the atpA gene encoding F0F1 ATP synthase subunit alpha: MKLRPEEITAIIKQQIERYQVDLNVDDVGTVIEVGDGIARIHGLEKAMAGELLEFPGGVYGMVLNLEEDNVGAVLLGGELLIKEGDTVRRTGRIMQVPVGDAMVGRVVNALGQPVDGKGPINTTEFRPVEYRAPGIADRQSVKEPLQTGIKAIDAMIPIGRGQRELIIGDRGTGKTAIAIDTIINQKGQGVICIYVAIGQKSSTVARVVHTLEEAGAMEYTIVVAASASDSAPLQYLAPYAGVTMGEYFMYKGGAVLCVYDDLSKHATAYRAMSLLLRRPPGREAYPGDVFYLHSRLLERAAKLSDELGGGSITALPVIETLAGDVSAYIPTNVISITDGQIFLESELFYSGTRPAINAGISVSRVGGSAQIKAMKQVAGRLRLDLAQYREMAAFAQFGSDLDKATKALLDRGQRMTEILKQPQYEPVPVEEQILTIYAGVNGYLDNIPANEVVHFEQDFIKFMKANYAEISKTIREKKVIDKETEAALKEAVKEFKDTFAAYDKTGAQAG, from the coding sequence ATGAAACTGAGGCCTGAAGAAATCACGGCAATCATCAAGCAACAGATAGAGCGCTATCAGGTCGACCTCAACGTGGACGACGTCGGCACGGTCATCGAGGTCGGCGACGGCATCGCCCGCATCCACGGCCTTGAGAAGGCCATGGCCGGCGAACTGCTGGAGTTCCCCGGCGGCGTGTACGGCATGGTTCTCAACCTTGAGGAAGACAACGTCGGCGCCGTTCTTCTGGGCGGCGAGCTGCTGATAAAAGAAGGCGACACCGTCCGCCGCACCGGCCGCATCATGCAGGTGCCGGTCGGCGACGCCATGGTCGGCCGGGTTGTCAACGCTCTCGGCCAGCCGGTCGACGGCAAGGGGCCCATCAATACGACCGAGTTCCGTCCGGTCGAGTACCGCGCCCCCGGCATTGCCGATCGCCAGTCGGTCAAAGAGCCGCTCCAGACCGGTATCAAGGCCATCGACGCCATGATTCCCATCGGCCGCGGCCAGCGCGAGCTCATCATCGGCGACCGCGGCACCGGCAAGACGGCCATCGCCATCGACACGATCATCAACCAGAAGGGTCAGGGCGTCATCTGCATCTATGTGGCCATCGGCCAGAAATCTTCGACCGTCGCCCGCGTCGTGCATACCCTCGAAGAAGCCGGAGCGATGGAATACACCATCGTCGTGGCCGCCAGCGCTTCCGACAGCGCTCCGTTGCAGTACCTTGCGCCCTACGCCGGGGTAACAATGGGCGAGTACTTCATGTACAAGGGCGGCGCCGTGCTGTGCGTATACGACGACCTGTCCAAGCACGCCACCGCGTACCGCGCCATGTCGCTGCTTCTGCGCCGGCCGCCGGGCCGCGAGGCTTATCCCGGCGACGTCTTCTACTTACACTCCCGGCTTTTAGAGCGCGCTGCCAAGCTTTCCGACGAACTGGGCGGCGGTTCGATAACCGCGCTGCCGGTAATCGAGACGCTGGCCGGCGACGTTTCCGCCTATATTCCCACCAACGTCATCTCGATCACCGACGGGCAGATATTCCTGGAGAGCGAGCTGTTCTACTCCGGCACCCGCCCGGCCATCAACGCCGGCATATCCGTTTCCCGCGTCGGCGGCTCCGCCCAGATCAAGGCCATGAAGCAGGTCGCCGGCCGGTTGCGTCTCGACCTTGCCCAGTATCGCGAAATGGCGGCGTTCGCCCAGTTCGGCTCCGACCTCGACAAAGCGACCAAAGCGCTTCTCGACCGCGGCCAGCGCATGACCGAGATCCTCAAGCAGCCGCAGTACGAGCCGGTGCCGGTCGAAGAACAGATACTGACCATCTACGCCGGCGTCAACGGCTATCTCGACAACATCCCGGCCAACGAGGTCGTCCATTTCGAGCAGGACTTCATCAAGTTCATGAAGGCCAACTACGCTGAAATCAGCAAGACCATCCGCGAGAAAAAGGTCATCGACAAAGAAACCGAAGCCGCGCTCAAGGAAGCCGTAAAAGAGTTCAAAGATACTTTCGCGGCCTACGACAAGACCGGCGCGCAAGCGGGGTGA
- the atpG gene encoding ATP synthase F1 subunit gamma: protein MASTRDIRRRIKSVKNIQQITKAMKMVAAARLRRAQERANASRPYTDKIREILAGVASGAKDSGHPLLAVREVSRTAYLILGADKGLAGAYTSNLLREVLPQVGGRDNVHLLTVGRKVRDYFRRRGYTIDQQYTGFSERPTYDQAVKMSRDVASAYARGEYDEVYLVYTRFFSPINHKPATVKLLPVDTDTAQGEEQPREYIFEPSAEEVLGLLLPKYLETVVYGALLQSAASELGARMTAMGSATDNAQELISKLVLNYNKVRQANITREISEIVGGAEALK, encoded by the coding sequence ATGGCCAGTACGCGGGATATACGGCGCCGCATTAAGAGCGTCAAGAACATCCAGCAGATTACCAAGGCCATGAAGATGGTGGCTGCGGCCAGACTGCGCCGGGCCCAGGAACGGGCCAACGCCAGCCGCCCCTACACCGACAAAATCCGCGAGATACTGGCGGGTGTAGCTTCCGGGGCCAAGGATTCCGGGCATCCGCTCCTGGCGGTGCGCGAGGTCAGCCGTACGGCGTACCTCATCCTCGGCGCCGACAAGGGCCTGGCGGGGGCGTACACTTCCAACCTTCTGCGCGAGGTGCTGCCCCAGGTCGGCGGCCGGGACAACGTCCACCTGCTGACCGTCGGCCGCAAAGTCAGGGATTATTTCCGGCGGCGGGGCTATACCATCGATCAGCAATACACCGGGTTTTCGGAACGGCCGACTTACGACCAAGCCGTCAAGATGTCGCGCGATGTGGCCTCGGCTTATGCCCGCGGCGAGTACGACGAGGTGTATCTGGTTTACACCCGCTTCTTCTCGCCCATCAACCACAAGCCCGCCACCGTCAAATTGCTGCCGGTCGACACCGATACGGCTCAAGGCGAAGAGCAGCCGCGGGAATACATCTTCGAGCCGTCGGCGGAAGAAGTGCTGGGCTTGCTGCTGCCGAAGTATTTGGAAACGGTCGTTTACGGCGCCCTCCTCCAATCGGCGGCTAGCGAACTGGGCGCCAGGATGACAGCCATGGGTTCGGCCACCGACAACGCCCAGGAACTTATTTCCAAGCTGGTTTTAAACTACAACAAGGTACGCCAGGCGAATATCACCCGCGAGATTTCCGAGATCGTGGGCGGCGCCGAGGCCCTCAAATAG